The genomic DNA TACATATGTGGATGTAGGAAAAGTTCAAGTACTGGTTCACCCATCATTCAAATATTTAGCCACTTGTATGAGGCTTCTCGTAGCGGACACCACCTAAGGGTTAATGAAAACACTTGTAATTTATATCCAATTcccttttggtttctttttcgcCCATCTGCTTCGCACGCCAATTAGCTGCCGTGAAGCGGCGCCGGGGACCGGGGACTGGGGACCAAGTGAAGCGTTTTACATGAACTTGAATGAGGTTATTATTGGTTGGTTGTTATTCCCGGCGAGGGGCTGTCAATATTATTGCCACTGATACTCTAATCGCATTTATATGTCGCTGTTTACGGGGCcctgtatttatttatttctgtgtatatttttctcaccCATTCCGCACTCTCCACCCCCCACTTGTTGGGGctaatttgcttttattattcgCATTAAATTTTATGCTTATGTTTATGGAATTTTCTAGAGAAACGTAGGCACAGGGAGGCGGAGGGTTTACAAATTGAGACATTCTTCGACGGCAGTGGGGAATTAGCCATAAGTGTTTTCGTATTATTTTCCCACCCATCGATGGGCTTCGATGCTGTGCATTTTAATGGTCGTTTAAGGCAAAACATCTGCGGCTGCCACGGCTGCAAATTGGATCTACGGATTCTGTCGCTGTTGATTAGGAATCGATGTCCTATGTAGATGGAGCGTGTCAAATGCCCGGTTTGGTCAGTTAGGAATAAGCAAATCGCTGTCACTCGCAGACTCGCTTCATGCTGTAAAGGAAATGTCTTCGCAAATGGATCTCCTGGGAAGCTTCATCTTTGTCATCCTAGAGAATCAACCACCTGAATTTTTCTCCTCTCCCAGTGATATTTTTGTTCAGAGTATCCCTCGTTTGGCTTAATTAAAACTGgtaaaaatttcaattatattttgtgaCCTATCAGTGATAACAAATAAACACGAcgacgacagagagagagagagagtcaggcCGGGGTGACACCATGACAGCAAGACTCATACATATCAAGGTAGCATGGCACTCGTCCTCCACTTCTACCTCCCCgaatatttacatacttgTACAAacgagtgtgtctgtgtctgtgtgtgtgtgtgtgtgtgtgcgtggcatAAAAAGAGGCAACGCATAACTCCCCCTCTGAAACCAGATCCCAGATATTTTTGCCCAGTTTTGCCCACTGGCAGCGACGACCCCGCAGCTGGcgcatttgttttttatgccaCACCTCGATGCAAATCATTGCCACATCTGACGCACATGTGGCACGTAACAGACGCAGACAGCGACAATCTCGTGTACTGGCACTGGCGACGACGTTGTCGTGGTCGTTGCTTCTGGATTTGTCTGTTTTGTGATTGTTTGCAGCCCCaaacagctccagctcctgctcctgattctgcacctcctcctgcctctttctctctctctgtgagcCACTCACACCCGGGACGCTCTCACCATCCGTTCCCCGTGCTTTTCTGTGACATTTTGTAGGCGCTATGGCGTGcgaaattgtaaatttttcGCCAGATCCtactcttcctcctcctccgccgacGACTCTTCTTGCCCAAGTTCATGTACATTGGAGCTCCCCTCCCCGCtcactgctgttgttgttgttttcgggtaggtatgtatgtatatgcattaTTAAGAATACACTCAGCTGTCAGCAAGGGAACGTCTGGTGTCCCAATCTCTGTTTGCAGTTCCCCCCTTCCGCCTTCCTGCTCTTCAAGCAGCCCGGCCTGGCCCTGGTCTCTCCGTCTGTTATTCTGTCTGGTTGGGATTCCTTGAGCTTCCAGAGACACTAACTGAGCGCTACTTTGACTTTAGGCACTGGAGTCGACCTATTTGAATGATGTACTTTATTTGCTTAGCTTTTTCGCGAGtgctgatggatggatgggaggGGAAGGGGCTGCTTTCGCTTGTCTAGTCAAGGTCGTGCCGTAGCTAGGCTTAGGTGTGGCACCAAGTCCTTTGTGGATGTCAGAGGCTGTGACCCGTGATTCTTACTTGTGATAACACCACAGCCTCAACTGAATTCCTCTATGGTATGTCAGCCATGTGACTGGAACTTCCACAATGAACACATCAGCTCCAGTTGCAGTTCTAGTTTGGGGATTTCCCTGATGCTAATGACCAACTGAAGCTATTGAACTCATAACTGTCACATTCCATGGACTCCCCATTTTTCCCTCTATTTCCCCTCTATCAACGTCATACACCAGCATTTGGCCAACGGCTGCTGTTAAATCATCAGAAcgtgcaaaaagttttgctttaTCGCTTCGAGTTTTCCCCACATGAAAGTTGGGGTTCGTTCTCTGCGCTTGACCTGCGCTCGCACGGCATTTCCCGTCGAAAAGGCTTTTCAGAAACGCagtggaaaataaaatcatttttatatttctgcTGACAAACTGACCGGCGGAACAGTAGTGGGCTCCAGGGGGGTGCCTCAAGGGACAGGTGCGGGGAACAGGCTGAGTTTGCTGCTTTCctatttgcttttcatttattagaAAAACGCGAATGCAACTTCCGCTCCGGCCGCATCCTCGTTCGGCTCGTCACTTCTGGCCATTGCACATGTgtccacaaatatttgcgctACGTGGCTGCACACCTTTTACTTTACCCAATAGCCCGATGAcctctccccactccccactccacgctctctctttccctctccctttgACCCGCCTCTCGTTGCACTTTATttctccagcagctttgtgaaaaataatttcacGCAGCTCTCATGTATTTTTGTGCCATGATTTCAATATTCAAACGATTTTACTCCCTACATTTAGTTGAACAAGAGCAAATTTGATCAATGCCCCAGATATGATTTTCATGATGTGCCCTGCACGGATTTTCAATAAACTCTCCAAAGTGCAGAGCGGGGTGACGCTTGTGTCGGCTATGCTATACCATCCCATATACCATCCCCATATTGGTGTACGATAATACGGCCGCTTTTCAATCGGGTCcgttcaatttgatttttgtgtttccaATAACATGACCCAAACTCATATCAACAATTTGACTAAACGCTCGCCCAATCGACGTTGGAagggaaaattaaatttcgagGTAAAACTGTGCTTCGGTTTGCTGTATATGGGTTCGCCCTGGTCTCGGGGTCGATGGTCGGTGCTCCAAACTTCGGTGTCACTTTAAGCTGAAGCCCGTTCTGTGGTTGTTGCAAACTGTTTGACTTTGAAGTCGAGAAGCAGCATTTTGCTGTCATTTATCGTTGCCATGGTGCATGGATGAGGGGCAAGGTGGCAGTAGTGTGGGTGGTGCTGAGGTCAGACAtgaactgtgtgtgtgtgtgtgtgtgtgtgtgtgtggaactGCCATTTATTGTTGTCTACTTTCgggggcaaatatttgtggctctgtgcctgtgtgtgtgttgctgcttttcGACTGCCGTTTATTGGTGATTACTTTCTGTCGGTACACCATTCTGAAGTTGAATTGTAGATCTGTAAATGCTTTTTCCATTATCTCTATTTGGCAGTTTCAAGGGGTGGGGGGAAGAGGCGGCTGTTAGAGGAGTCGCTTAGGGATCTGCACATGTAGGTAGACATTTTGTCCTCTTCCTAAGTTCAGTTCTAAGAAACTTTTCTTTTAAGCCTTATTGATTGATGTAATGGCAAAATATTTcgtacatttttatgcatcagtcgctgcatttgctgcattaaatttaaataattgtccAAATACACAGGCAAGTCAATTAATGCATAttgaaaatgcacaaataacACGCAGCCATATAATAATTAAGGATTTAGGAATGTAAATGTAATAGGCAACATTTAACTGTCAACAAGATCGCCTCTTGTTCATATgattagttttaattgaatgtccGTTGAGGCCTTTTGAGTATTTTCTACGCTTCCTAAGCTGCTGCCATGAAAAGAGCGAAGCTCTCTTACATGTTTACTTCAAACTTCAGAATAACTCGCATGGCATGCCTGCCTGACCTACATAGTAACTTTTActttaatgcaatttgttctTAAATTTAAGGTAGCAACTCTTGCCGGAACGTGGTCGTCGTAGGTGTATAAGCCATCAATTTATTATATAGTCTAGGTTTAAGCTGGTCAATTTAATAGCTGACCGGAGGGCCTGTTGTATCTGTTTGTTgcttcctcgctctctctctatttttgttttttgtttgggtctTGCTGCCAGTGCAGTGGCTTTTTGGCAGACATGCAGAGTTTTTGGGGAATGGGCTATTTATTATTGATATCGTTACCCTTTAAGCGCACACTTTATGGAATTTCGTAGTGCTATCTGCCTGGGCCAAACACAGtccaaccaccaccaccaccagcacctaGTGCTGtggcaaattcaattgcatAATGCCGAAACGCTGTGCGCTCAAGagcacaaaagccaaaacccgAAGCTAGGTAGAATCTgaggcagaagctgaagccgtAGCTGAAGCAGAAGGACGAgcactgctggctggctgactgctaTAACTTTTCGACTGTTTGCAGTGGAAAGCACTGACatgcaaagcagcagaaaaattgTCTGGCAAAGTTGCCAGTCAGCCCCTGGAATCGCAGATAGACAGCCAGTCAGACGCATAAACTAGctgaagatgctgctgctgctgccgctcccggttttccatttctttttgccCAGTGCCTTGTACCATCTTTAAGATTTTTAGCGCCCCGCTCCGCACACCTTTGCCGCGTCAAACAGACACGGactaacacacaaacacacacacaggcactcGTACTGCGCAAACTTGTCGAAAATATATacgaaaattgtttaacaagTTGAAGGCTGCCTGGCAAACTTTTTCACCTTCTCAGCGCAACTCGAGTTGAAAAAAAGgaatacacaaaaaagaagacagTGCAGACAGTACGACTATAAAATACCTGCTACACAGATAAGTAATCTTTGCTTCAGGTAATCAATTAACTTATCGAAATTCCATTCAcaagggaaagaaaaaaagatatTCTCGCACACATAAGAAAGGTCTGGCATACCCTTGATCTGGGCACAAATACTGGGTACAATAATGGGAAGTAAAAGTGTAGGATAGCAAAGTTTGCATTGATCCATAAGTTTTGCCAGCTTCGGAGCTGTTCCGCTTACAGGCTGAGGCTACACTTTCTAGTCAACTTTAGCAGCAGCTCCGAATTgggcttttaattaaataatttctgctcacaatggcaggcaggcagtcaggcagtcaggcagggaTTCGGGATAGGGACTGGCTGTAGCGGACATTGGACAAAGGATTAGCCAAAATGTTCTATGCGTTCTGGCTGTCTGTAGATTCTCGTTTCTGTGCAATTATTTCGgctgggaaaatatttaactgCATTTCCTATTGATTTTTGCGCTTGCAATCAAGTTGCCTGCGAGGCGAGCAGGAAATTGACGATCTCCTGCAATTGTTGTGCCTTACCTACGCCGGAGGAGCCAGAACTTCACCGGGGCCAGGAAGCAGTGGGCGTATTAGAAGcaaaagctgaagctgaagctgaagcagcaccAGTTATCCGCCCTTTTTCTTCCTATTCTATGCCATCCCATAgccccatacacacacagggatTCCAGGACAAACAGATGAAGCTGACTGTGTGTCAAGAGAAGAGTAGAGAGGCGGTGAGGTAAGTGGGTGAGGTAGGGTGCAGGGAGTAGGGAATAGTTAGAAGGATGAAGCAATGCTCGTCTATCGTTTATAGCAATTTCATTTGACTTCTCGCCTGTGTTTGCCGTGGGTCAATAAATGAGCGTAATATTTGGACTTTGATTCCTGCGGCTATATCTACACTGAGGATGGTTcgaaagctgcagctgcaacgaggggagcgagtgagtgtgtggcaaaaCTCGTTGGCTTAAACAATGCAAAAGCAATCTCTTATGCCACTGAAAtgcaatgaaatattaatgaatGGCCAAAGTATGCAGTAAATTCTAAGCAGCATTTCAATGGAATTTCTCCATAATCTCTGTTTGTGCAATTCTATTTGCCATCAAGttaaatttgcacaaaagaCTGGCCAAGAGGTTGAGCTGTAATGACAGGGAAAGTGCCGTGCCAAGCAGCTCGCAGCGAAGGTAACGTGCTCAAACTAACTTAGCACAAGGAAACAGGACACTGCATAGCATAGCGAAGCATAGGGACACACGCATACCTGTAGTCCCTTTTGTACAGGGAACGTGGCCAGCGAGGGCCACGACAGGGCTAATTCGCAGTCAGCGAGCGCAGCACACAACAatgcaacaacgacaacggcaacggcaacggcaacggcaactgtaACCGTGCAGTAACCGTGCACCCGCCACCTTTCCTTTTGTATTatgacagcagcggcaggcaccTGAATGTACGAGTAGGAGTACGAGAATATATGCAGTGATTCTGCCTCAGACAGCTTGGCCGTGGGGGTTTTTTTTCTAGTCCACTCACTTGCGAAACCCCACTAAAAACGGTAAACAAAAAGCAGGACAATAGCCGAGCGGTGGCGCAAGGAGAACGCCCTGGCATGGCATGTGTTCATTGTCCAAGAGCTGTTCATGCATGGGCACGCATTCTTTGGGgcgcctgccctgccctgccctgccctgcccagccctgcaAGTATGAGAGTCAGAGCTGGAGCAGTTGGCATATCAACTGGTCGGACATGGTGTAAACACGTTTAATGTTGTTGCCAATGCATGGCTGCAGTTCCTCTGGCTACCTCTGGGTTGGGCTTCAAAGCAGGAGCTAGggctgggattgggactgggactagAGCTGGCTCCAGCCTCTGCGTCTTCTTGACCGTTGTTTCTACGTTTAATTTAATCTACTAGCCAGAGCTGCCTGCTACCTTGTCAGGGTCCGCACTTCAATCCCCATGTGGGGGCGTGTTTCTGTGcaagtgtgtttgtgtgtgggtggagggTGTAGAGGGGAGGCGCTGCTCGAGTGCACCGCAAGTCCATTTAACTTAACTTTGGCAGAGTTGGCCCTAgacctggctggctggctggctggctggctggctggctggcttggaTGGTTGTTCCTCGGTTGCCACGTCTCGCTGCatcactcaaacacacacagagggagcgACAAGGATGCGTCGTGTGCGTCAGCCTCTTGCCGTCAGCCGTGGCCCAGCAACGCAACTGTGTGAGCATCGTAATTTGCATGGTCAGCTTTCAGTTGTGGGACACACTGAGTGGCAAGTTGCTCCTCGTCCCTGGCTTAATTGCATGCAGGAATagaagcaacagcatcagcatcggaaACTTCATCCAATTGCTGTTACCCACTTTTGGGCAATATCCCCTCCATCCCCCTTTCAAATCCCCATGCCCCATCCCCATGCACATTCTCTCTAGGTGCCATCGATAGCGTTTCCCACATTAAAGTTCGGGTTTAAGCCTCAAGATTAATGCGAAAACTAAATGATGCAtgaaaagagaacaaaagtCAAAACCTCACCGATACCTTCTGGACAGGTAATTATGGGGCACCTGCTCCTTAGGGTGTGTGGAAcattaacaaaaataaatatatgcaaacGTTTACAGCATGCCGACTGGGTCTAGTTTTTTCGTAGCTCAAATCAGGCAATGTACATGTAACAGCGACTGactaacaaaaaatgtatgaacAAATGGTGCGCTCCCCGTTTTCCATTGCTCTTTTTAGCACAAGTTTCcgcatttataattttatttgttcatttgcAATTGCCACCGAATCACTTGCAAgccatttaatttcaattgcttGTGCGTTAatcaacgacaacaaaaacgaataaaacCGAAAAGTTTTCcgaaaagaaactaaaaaacCTTATCAGAACGATAACGTAAATTTGAAATGGCCGCGAAAAATATCGATTCCTGGCCAGCATTTTCCAGCACCAAACACCAGTCAGCTGATTGGAGTACGCCTATCGATAGCGCAGATATGCCTCATCACCAGGGCTACCATTTACGGTATATATACTGTTGGGGATAgatactttaaatatttatacattttttttatttatcaaatatattttcaattaatttcattaaatagGGTACACAACTGGGCATACTACACTATATTATCGGTTGGACAGCAAGAAATTGTCAATTGACGAAACATTCCCTACCCAcccacatttttttttttatacccggtactcgaagagtaaatagggtatattgtatttgtgcggagaacggttgtatgtaacgcacagaaggaaacgtttccgaccccataaagtatatatattcttgatcagcatcaattgccgagtcgattgagccatgtctgtctgtccgtctgtccgtccgtccgtcttgtttgtcggctagttctcagagactataagagctagagccaccaaattttggcaccagactgctgtatgctcacactgaaaccagtgtatttcaaaaatgagcccccgcaaaagggcgaaaacctcccaaatctacaatgaagataacagaaaactaaaaacgccattccgtagggaatgaccatatctgaGTACCGgtcataaaagttgtgacgcgtaagaagcgtctcacacgtcccttctcgtttttttttgagccgtgcttttattttttttaagatctgtctttcgcAGACACTTAGtaaatttcctctttgggtacttggcaatcttatttcagttatcttataattatgttattatgAATAGTTTTGTTATGCGACCCACCCACATaacttttaataatattttgttggctgACCTTTTTAGTTCTAACCTTATGTTGCAATCAATCCCATAAAGATAAGTCATGAAAATTAGCCactcttgtggagaattgattgataaatcgtagaaaattatagttttagctaTGAGAATCCTAAATAgcctggtaatattaaacagaagatcaaagtcgaggaaaatgatttacagtatattttgaaaatgaaagggtgTATTTGGGTATACCTCCGAGGGTCTATCGGTATGTATTATCGATAGTTCCGAGGTCACACTGCTCATCACtaagtaaaaataaacaaaacgaaaacagaagCATTTTTTGGCGCTATTTGTTTATAACAAATGAACGGAGCACGAAAGCTAAAGTGCCTGAAAACTGTACGCCTGGGCGAACTGCTCTACGATGAACAGAAgcggctgctgatgctgtgccGCAGCTGCGAACATTTTTTTCTCACATTTCAAATTTTCCAAAAACATTTGGCGGACTGCTCGGGCGTTAAACATCTTGTGAATGCCACCGATCCACTCAACTACCCGGAGGACAAGCGTGAGACGAGGCTTGCAAATGATAGACAGGAGGTAAGTGGACATGGCACCAAATGGGACATGGCACACTAACCGGAGACGAATCTCTCCTTGCAGCTGCACATTTACAACATTGAAGATGTCAGCAGCAGTGCCATTGACTGGGAGACAGAATTGGAGGATCCACGCTGGTACGATGACGACGAAACGTGTTTATCCGCGCACTCCAAACCAAAGACATCGCATTCCAAAGAAAATGTGGTGGGGAAGAAGCTATTGGCCACTGAGAAGCGCAAGAACCCCCCTCAGCCCCAGCAGATGGCCGCAACAAAGACTGCAAGGCGTCGGCCGAGCCCGATTCATACATATCTAGCTAAAAAGATGAAGACAGAACCTCTACGTGTGCCCCATGTGATGGACGACCTGCAGCGTTTGGTCCAGCcaac from Drosophila subobscura isolate 14011-0131.10 chromosome E, UCBerk_Dsub_1.0, whole genome shotgun sequence includes the following:
- the LOC117891631 gene encoding uncharacterized protein LOC117891631 isoform X1 gives rise to the protein MNGARKLKCLKTVRLGELLYDEQKRLLMLCRSCEHFFLTFQIFQKHLADCSGVKHLVNATDPLNYPEDKRETRLANDRQELHIYNIEDVSSSAIDWETELEDPRWYDDDETCLSAHSKPKTSHSKENVVGKKLLATEKRKNPPQPQQMAATKTARRRPSPIHTYLAKKMKTEPLRVPHVMDDLQRLVQPTPAAANGDGGTTTAAAANGGEGTTKAATAATNTTQQILSKLRACGVDVKRSKAQVTPTATVDPDLAKKQKTLEIMRKLQSKGIQCTKIKGENKTEQISTQRLMGEQPEPIVKSSPKLITKQYNSKAIIDTQRSMRVESRKPKTNAKDYNTPTK
- the LOC117891631 gene encoding uncharacterized protein LOC117891631 isoform X2 gives rise to the protein MNGARKLKCLKTVRLGELLYDEQKRLLMLCRSCEHFFLTFQIFQKHLADCSGVKHLVNATDPLNYPEDKRETRLANDRQELHIYNIEDVSSSAIDWETELEDPRWYDDDETCLSAHSKPKTSHSKENVVGKKLLATEKRKNPPQPQQMAATKTARRRPSPIHTYLAKKMKTEPLRVPHVMDDLQRLVQPTPAAANGDGGTTTAAAPPIPPSRYSVN